Genomic segment of Mercurialis annua linkage group LG6, ddMerAnnu1.2, whole genome shotgun sequence:
AAATCATGGGGAAGAGACCTAAGAAAGCATTGAATATGGATGCAAAACAGGTGTATGATCTAAAACTCAAGCTTATTGATGAAGTTTTAGATGATGAGGAAGCTATGGAGAAGAGAGCTGAAGAAGGAAGTAAATTTGGAAATGTTATTTTAGGGATTGAAGAAGTTCGTCAGGGTGAAGAAGATAGATCTAGAGTAGATCCAGGACTGGAAGGTGCTGTGAGTGTGAAATCTATGATCGGCGAGAGAAGTGAGAATAGTGGTACTCAGATTCAGAAGAGTGGATCTAAAAGCTTTGAAGTTGATCTTGTAGTGGCAGAGAATGAGAAGATAGAAGAAGAAACTGATACTAAAGAGGAAAAGGAAGAAGTGAAGGAGAAATCATGGAGATCGTTGTTTGTTACTAATAGAATCAAAGATAATGGAGCTAAACTCCAATTTTACTCTCCCTCGCTAAGTGATGGCAATAGAGTGGTGAAATTTTACACATCTGAGGTTTCTGAAGAAGAGGAAAAATGGAAATATGCTGTAGTTTGTACAGTGATTGGGTGCGAACCAAGATTTTTCCATTTCCAAAGCTTTGTGATGACTAGATGAAAGAACCAGGGTCTATTGAATGTAATACAAATTAGCCCTAAAATGTTTTTGTTACAGTTTGAGGATGATGAGAGCAAGATTAAATCGCTGCATGATGGACCCATCTTTTTCGACAGAAGACCTGTGGTGTTGAAAGAATGGAAAAGAAGAATGAAGTTTGAAGTAGAGGAGATGATGAAAATTCCAGTTTGGATCCAACTCCCTAAGCTCCCGTGGGAGTTCTGGACTCCCCTAATGCTAGGAAGAATTGCAAGCTTGTGTGGAAGGCCAATGTATACGGACCAATGCACTAATGATCTATCCAGATTGGCGTTTGCTCGAGTGTTAGTAGAGATGGACATTTTTTGGTGACTTCCCTCAGGAGGTTATTCTTGAAGATGAAACAGGGGCCAAGTTCTGTCAGCAGATTGTGTATGAGTGAAGGCCTCCTGCATGTGCTAAATGTAAAACTATGGGACATAACACTGTGGAAATGCAAAGAAAACAAGCCAGTAATGAAGAAATGGGTTAAAAAAAACAGGGGACAATAATGGCAATATAGAGACTAATGAAGAAGGAATTGTTGACAATGCAAACAAGCTGGAAGCAGAAGAAGTCCTAGTTATCAAAAAATTCCAGGAATTAGTGCAAAATGATGAGGTGCATTATACAAGTATTGATAAGAGCAAGACTAAAGAGAAAAATGGAATGCAAAGCAAGAATATACAGAAGACCAAATTGCCTCCTAGCAAAGGAAAGAAGAAAGTGGTTGGTGCAAACCAAGGGAATGttgcaaatcaaatccaagggaTTTCTATAGCTAGCAGATTTGATGCAGCAAGTAGTAGTAGAATTGGCATTATTGGGGACAAGAGAGGAAACAAAGCAGCAATAACCCCTGATAGGGGAAAATGATCGGAGTGTGGAATATTAGGGGCCTTAATGACCCCATCAAGCATGCAGAGGTAAGgaagtggatttttgattatAAGTTATCTCTGTTTGCTATTTTTGAGACTAGGGTGAGGGATATTAATATTGATAAAGTGTGGAGGAGTTTAAGCCTGAGAGGATGGAAGATGCTGAACAATATTGAGTGTAATGATTTGGGGGGAATCTGGATTTGTTACAAGGTTGATGTAGGCGTTAATTATGTTTTCAAGTCTAGTCAGGTGATGCATTGTGATGTTAGTTGTGAGGGCAAAAAGTTCATGTGTTCCTTCATTTATGGCATGAATGATGCTGATGGTAGAAAGCAACTATGGAgggatttgtttagtatttCCAAGGAGAATGATAGTCCCTTGATAGTATTGGGAGATTTCAATGCCATTTTGAGTAATGCTGATAGATGTGGGGGTATTTTAGCTAATCAGAAGCAGTGTGAGGATTTCCAGAACTTTTTGACAGAGGCTAACCTTAATGAGTTGAAATCGAAGGGTAATTGGTTTACTTGGACTAACAATCAATGTGGAGATAATAGAGTGTGGAGGAGGATTGATAGGGCCCTGGTCTCTGAAAGCTGAGTGAATTCTTTTGATGCTGAAGCCTCCTTTCTAAATCATGGCATCTCTGATCACTCTCCTGTGATTATTACGTTTAATGAGCCAGTTAGGGTGAACTGCAAACCTTTTAGGTTTTTCAATATTTGGACAGAGCATAAAGACTTCCTTGAAACAGTCAGAGATAGTTGGTATAGTCCTACTGATGGCTTTAAGATGTATCAAATTGTCCAGAAACTTACTAGATTGAAGAGGGTGTTGAGGAATCTAAATAGAGATAGCTTCAATAATATTTGTATGCAGGTTGAGATGACTAAAAAGGAGTTAGATAGTATTCAAGTGCAGATTCAAAGGGACCCTTTGAACAACCAGCTACTTGAAGATGAGAGATTAAAAGCTGCTGTTATGAAGAAAGTCCTAAAATGGGAGGAAAATTTCTTTAGACAAAAATCTAGAGTTCAATGGATTGAGCTTGGAGATTTGAATACTAGATTTTTCCACAATTCCATGAAGCAAAGGCAAAGTAGTAATAGAATTTCTCAGTTGAATGTAGATGGTGAAGTTGTCAAAGACCAGGGCAGTATTACTAACAGTATTGTTCAGTAATATCAGAACCTCTTTGGGAGTAGAAGCAACAGAAATGTTAGTGTTGATTATAACACCCTGTCTAAAGGAGAGTGTGTTTCTGAGATTGATAGAAAGAAGATGGTGGATCCAGTTACTAATGAGGAGATTAAATCAGCTATGTTTAGAATTGGGTCTGACAAGGCACCTGGTGCAGATGGCTATATGAGTCTTTTCTTTAAGAAGTGCTGGTCAGTTATTGGAGGTGATATTTGTGAGGCCATCAGAGACTTCTTCATGTCTGGTAAGCTTCTAAAGCAGATTAATGCAACTATTATTACTCTTAATCCTAAAGTAGAGAATGCTTTGCTTTTGAGTGACTTTAGACCCATCTCTTGTTGTAATGTCATTTCAAATGCATTACCAAGATTATTGAAAGTAGAATGAGAGGTTGCTTAGGTTACTTAATTAATCATGCCCAATCCGCTTTTGTGCTTATGAGGAAGATTAGTGACAATAACCTGTTAGCACATGAGTTAGTTTTAACTATCATATAGCTATTGGTAGGAATGACTGTGCCatgaagattgacttgagaaaAGCTTATGATTCTGTGCAATGGAACTGTATTAAAGAAGTGCTCTTGGGCCTTAATTTCCCTGATGAATTCATCAAGTGGATAATGATGTGTGTGAGGACCCCTTCTTACTCCGTCATGAT
This window contains:
- the LOC126687693 gene encoding uncharacterized protein LOC126687693, yielding MIGVWNIRGLNDPIKHAEVRKWIFDYKLSLFAIFETRVRDINIDKVWRSLSLRGWKMLNNIECNDLGGIWICYKVDVGVNYVFKSSQVMHCDVSCEGKKFMCSFIYGMNDADGRKQLWRDLFSISKENDSPLIVLGDFNAILSNADRCGGILANQKQCEDFQNFLTEANLNELKSKASFLNHGISDHSPVIITFNEPVRVNCKPFRFFNIWTEHKDFLETVRDSWYSPTDGFKMYQIVQKLTRLKRVLRNLNRDSFNNICMQVEMTKKELDSIQVQIQRDPLNNQLLEDERLKAAVMKKVLKWEENFFRQKSRVQWIELGDLNTRFFHNSMKQRQSSNRISQLNVDGEVVKDQGSITNRECVSEIDRKKMVDPVTNEEIKSAMFRIGSDKAPGADGYMSLFFKKCWSVIGGDICEAIRDFFMSGKLLKQINATIITLNPKVENALLLSDFRPISCCNVISNALPRLLKVE